Proteins from a single region of Punica granatum isolate Tunisia-2019 chromosome 8, ASM765513v2, whole genome shotgun sequence:
- the LOC116187636 gene encoding nuclear poly(A) polymerase 1 yields MGTPGLGNRGSGQRLGITEPISLSGPTEYDVIKTSELEKFLQDAGLYESQEDAVNREEVLGRLDQIVKKWAKSISRAKGLNEQLVQEANAKIFTFGSYRLGVHGPGADIDTLCVGPRHATREEDFFGELHRMLSEMSEVSELHPVPDAHVPVLKFKFSGVSIDLLYAKLSLWVIPEDLDISQDSILQNADDQTVRSLNGCRVTDQILRLVPNIQNFRTTLRCMRFWAKRRGVYSNVAGFLGGINWALLVARICQLYPNALPNMLVSRFFMVYTQWRWPNPVMLCNIEEGSLGLQIWDPRRNPKDRYHLMPIITPAYPCMNSSYNVSASTLRIMFEEFQRGNDICEAMEANKADWNTLFEPYAFFEAYKNYLQIDISAANADDLRSWKGWVESRLRQLTLKIERHTFNMLQCHPHPGEFTDKSRPFHCSYFMGLQRKQGVPVNEGEQFDIRLTVEEFKKAVNMYTVWKPGMEICVTHVRRKNIPNYVFPGGVRPPRPKNTWDMRRAAELRLERSPESKAILNGSAEDGKKRKREEDADPNSGNPKHAAVQLSSSVEAAEVSLTTASTASSSYTKGYDLHDSGIGESGTKKNEYEGSASSKEAENLAIEKVASVPYVGAQASVEELDELEDELVCKDQSKEIPKVAIASSFVSPNAGVTSAGSGNGSSPSTDLHAGSVLDELEPAELTALTPITNPQAPPVQGKPLIRLSLTSVAKATGKSA; encoded by the exons ATGGGGACCCCGGGATTAGGCAATCGTGGCAGCGGGCAACGGTTAGGCATCACCGAGCCGATTTCTTTGAGTGGACCGACCGAGTACGATGTGATAAAGACCAGCGAGCTCGAAAAG TTTCTGCAAGATGCTGGGCTGTATGAGAGTCAAGAGGACGCTGTGAATAGAGAGGAAGTTCTCGGAAGACTAGACCAG ATAGTAAAGAAATGGGCAAAATCAATAAGCCGTGCTAAGGGGCTGAACGAGCAGCTTGTGCAAGAAGCAAATGCGAAAATTTTCACCTTTGGTTCCTACCGTCTCGGG GTTCATGGCCCTGGTGCAGATATAGACACACTCTGCGTGGGACCTAGACATGCAACACGAGAA GAAGACTTCTTTGGTGAGCTTCATAGGATGTTGTCAGAAATGAGTGAAGTCTCGGAGCTGCACCCTGTACCTGATGCCCATGTCCCAGTCTTGAAGTTCAAGTTCAGCGGTGTTTCTATCGATCTTCTTTATGCAAAACTCTCTCTCTGGGTTATTCCCGAA GATTTGGATATCTCGCAAGATTCAATATTACAGAATGCGGACGATCAGACTGTTCGTAGTCTTAATGGTTGTAGAGTTACTGACCAAATTTTGCGATTGGTTCCCAATATCCag AACTTCCGGACGACTCTAAGATGCATGAGATTCTGGGCGAAGAGGCGTGGTGTTTATTCAAAT GTTGCAGGCTTTCTCGGTGGTATAAACTGGGCACTGCTTGTTGCTCGAATATGCCAGCTGTATCCCAATGCTCTGCCCAACATGCTCGTCTCCCGTTTCTTTATGGTCTATACACAGTGGCGGTGGCCCAACCCCGTCATGCTGTGCAACATCGAAGAGGGCTCTCTGGGCCTACAGATTTGGGATCCCCGAAGAAACCCCAAGGACCGGTACCATCTGATGCCCATAATTACTCCCGCATACCCGTGCATGAATTCCAGCTACAATGTCTCTGCGAGCACCTTGCGTATTATgttcgaggagtttcaaaggGGAAATGATATATGTGAG GCTATGGAGGCAAATAAAGCTGATTGGAACACTCTGTTTGAGCCGTACGCTTTCTTCGAGGCGTACAAGAATTATCTGCAGATAGATATCTCTGCTGCAAATGCCGACGACTTGAGAAGCTGGAAAGGCTGGGTCGAGTCTCGCCTCCGACAGCTCACGTTGAAG ATCGAGCGGCACACTTTTAACATGCTCCAGTGCCACCCGCACCCGGGTGAATTTACGGACAAGTCAAGGCCTTTCCACTGTTCTTATTTCATGGGTTTGCAGAGGAAACAAGGGGTTCCTGTAAATGAAGGAGAGCAGTTCGATATAAGACTTACAGTGGAGGAATTTAAGAAAGCTGTGAATATGTACACGGTGTGGAAACCTGGGATGGAGATCTGCGTGACCCATGTGAGGAGGAAGAACATTCCGAACTATGTATTTCCTGGTGGTGTCCGCCCCCCTCGGCCGAAAAACACCTGGGACATGAGACGAGCTGCAGAACTAAGGTTAGAGAGATCGCCCGAATCAAAAGCTATTCTTAATGGTTCAGCAGAAGACgggaagaagagaaagagagaggaggatGCAGACCCCAATTCCGGAAATCCAAAGCATGCTGCTGTTCAACTTTCATCAAGTGTAGAAGCTGCAGAAGTAAGCCTTACTACTGCGAGCACTGCGAGCTCATCTTATACCAAGGGTTACGATTTACATGATAGTGGGATTGGAGAATCGGGTACAAAGAAGAACGAGTATGAAGGTTCTGCGAGCTCGAAAGAAGCAGAGAATCTTGCAATCGAGAAGGTTGCTTCGGTCCCATATGTGGGGGCACAGGCCTCAGTTGAGGAGCTCGATGAGCTTGAAGACGAACTTGTTTGTAAGGACCAATCGAAAGAAATTCCGAAGGTTGCAATAGCCAGCAGTTTTGTGTCCCCGAATGCAGGTGTAACGTCGGCGGGTTCGGGCAATGGAAGCAGCCCTTCGACTGATTTACATGCAGGCTCGGTTTTGGATGAGCTAGAG CCTGCTGAACTTACGGCACTGACACCTATCACAAACCCTCAGGCTCCTCCAGTGCAAGGGAAACCTCTTATCAG ATTGAGTTTAACGTCCGTGGCCAAAGCTACCGGAAAGAGTGCGTGA
- the LOC116187637 gene encoding uncharacterized protein LOC116187637 yields the protein MEEERVDYVAVPVGLAMLLIYHGWLLLTVLRNPRRTVIGLNAESRHQWVHSLMADPLKNGVLAVQTIRNNIMASTLLATTAITLSSLISVFVSSTSSSTSSQLVYGNTTPLLTSVKYFSILVCFLVAFLCNVQSIRYYAHVSFLVTLPTSMGKRDSIEYVARNLNRGSYFWSFGLRAFYVSFPLFLWIFGPIPMLVCSCVMAFTLYFLDTTTSFTRQLHTCSMRQEVKPEDQEPVTPSLP from the exons atggaggaggagagggTGGACTACGTGGCGGTGCCGGTGGGGCTGGCGATGCTGCTGATATACCACGGCTGGCTCCTCCTCACCGTCCTCCGCAACCCTCGCCGGACCGTCATTGGCCTCAACGCCGAATCCCGGCACCAGTGGGTCCACTCCCTCATGGCC GATCCCCTCAAGAATGGAGTTTTGGCGGTTCAAACAATCCGAAACAACATCATGGCATCCACACTTTTGGCTACGACGGCTATTACTCTCAGCTCACTGATCAGTGTCTTCGTCAGCAGCACATCAAGCTCCACGTCTTCTCAGCTAGTCTATGGGAACACGACCCCTCTCCTCACTTCAGTGAAATACTTCTCCATCTTAGTATGCTTCCTCGTGGCCTTCCTCTGCAACGTCCAGTCAATTCGGTACTACGCCCATGTGAGCTTCTTGGTCACCCTTCCCACCTCAATGGGCAAAAGAGACTCAATCGAATATGTTGCGAGGAACTTGAACCGGGGGAGCTACTTCTGGTCCTTTGGGTTGCGAGCATTCTATGTTTCGTTCCCCCTTTTCCTCTGGATCTTCGGTCCCATTCCCATGCTTGTGTGCAGCTGCGTGATGGCCTTTACCCTCTATTTCTTGGATACAACGACGAGTTTCACAAGGCAGCTTCATACATGCTCGATGAGGCAGGAAGTGAAGCCTGAGGATCAGGAGCCAGTCACTCCTAGCCTGCCGTAA
- the LOC116187580 gene encoding uncharacterized protein LOC116187580 isoform X2 yields the protein MASLSHVSIFSAAANLCLPPVSSHRARRVPCCLPTNQQPNEPATDLRVVFAGGGTGGHIYPAIAIADELKNKSPETLILFVGTPKSMESAAVRSAGYNFASIRSPPLARPLFSPKNLFLPLRLVKSLIRSYKILREFEPQIVVGTGGYVSFPLCLAAALKGITLVIQEQNAFPGIANWVLSYFANLVFVAFNSTLNSFPKHKCLVCGNPIRLSLKRDISKAEARSYFFPKLEESERAAPGAKVVLVLGGSIGANSINIAMLNLYYEILMENENLFIIWQTGVESFNEMDSLVRNHPHLLVRPFLKSMDLAYAAADLLVSRAGAMTCSEILATGKPAILAGQTETDSVSPAF from the exons ATGGCTTCCCTCTCTCATGTCTCCATCTTCTCCGCAGCCGCCAACCTCTGCCTTCCTCCTGTCTCCTCCCACAG GGCACGAAGAGTCCCATGTTGCCTTCCCACGAACCAGCAACCCAATGAGCCGGCGACCGACCTCCGGGTGGTATTCGCTGGGGGCGGCACCGGGGGCCACATCTACCCGGCTATCGCTATAGCTGACGAGCTCAAGAACAAGAGCCCCGAAACCCTGATCCTCTTCGTGGGCACACCGAAGAGCATGGAGAGCGCCGCCGTACGATCCGCTGGCTACAATTTCGCCTCAATCCGGTCCCCCCCGCTGGCCCGTCCCTTGTTCTCCCCGAAAAATCTGTTCTTGCCCCTCCGTTTGGTCAAATCCTTGATCAGAAGTTACAAAATCCTCCGGGAGTTCGAGCCGCAGATCGTGGTGGGCACGGGGGGTTACGTCTCGTTCCCTCTCTGCCTCGCCGCGGCTCTTAAAGGGATCACCCTTGTGATTCAAGAGCAGAACGCGTTCCCTGGGATCGCGAATTGGGTTCTCTCATACTTTGCGAATCTTGTTTTTGTGGCGTTTAATTCGACACTGAATTCCTTTCCGAAGCACAAGTGTCTGGTGTGCGGGAACCCGATAAGGCTTTCGTTGAAGCGGGACATTTCAAAGGCGGAGGCTCGGTCATATTTCTTCCCAAAACTGGAAGAGAGCGAGAGGGCAGCGCCAGGGGCGAAGGTGGTGTTGGTTCTTGGAGGGTCTATTGGGGCAAACTCAATTAACATTGCAATGCTGAATCTGTACTATGAGATACTGATGGAGAATGAGAACTTGTTCATCATATGGCAAACAGGTGTAGAGTCTTTCAATGAGATGGACAGCCTCGTCAGAAATCATCCGCATTTGTTAGTGCGACC GTTCTTGAAATCCATGGACTTGGCCTATGCAGCTGCGGATCTTCTTGTTTCTAGGGCCGGTGCTATGACATGCTCTGAAATCTTGGCCACCGGAAAACCTGCTATTTTG GCGGGACAGACCGAAACTGACTCTGTTTCTCCGGCATTTTAG
- the LOC116187580 gene encoding uncharacterized protein LOC116187580 isoform X1, translating to MASLSHVSIFSAAANLCLPPVSSHRARRVPCCLPTNQQPNEPATDLRVVFAGGGTGGHIYPAIAIADELKNKSPETLILFVGTPKSMESAAVRSAGYNFASIRSPPLARPLFSPKNLFLPLRLVKSLIRSYKILREFEPQIVVGTGGYVSFPLCLAAALKGITLVIQEQNAFPGIANWVLSYFANLVFVAFNSTLNSFPKHKCLVCGNPIRLSLKRDISKAEARSYFFPKLEESERAAPGAKVVLVLGGSIGANSINIAMLNLYYEILMENENLFIIWQTGVESFNEMDSLVRNHPHLLVRPFLKSMDLAYAAADLLVSRAGAMTCSEILATGKPAILIPSPNVAEGHQFRNASLMADLAGSRIIREDELDSITLKSAIEELLGNEDQLTVMSERALKAAKPNASAEIVERILSLVTSSAN from the exons ATGGCTTCCCTCTCTCATGTCTCCATCTTCTCCGCAGCCGCCAACCTCTGCCTTCCTCCTGTCTCCTCCCACAG GGCACGAAGAGTCCCATGTTGCCTTCCCACGAACCAGCAACCCAATGAGCCGGCGACCGACCTCCGGGTGGTATTCGCTGGGGGCGGCACCGGGGGCCACATCTACCCGGCTATCGCTATAGCTGACGAGCTCAAGAACAAGAGCCCCGAAACCCTGATCCTCTTCGTGGGCACACCGAAGAGCATGGAGAGCGCCGCCGTACGATCCGCTGGCTACAATTTCGCCTCAATCCGGTCCCCCCCGCTGGCCCGTCCCTTGTTCTCCCCGAAAAATCTGTTCTTGCCCCTCCGTTTGGTCAAATCCTTGATCAGAAGTTACAAAATCCTCCGGGAGTTCGAGCCGCAGATCGTGGTGGGCACGGGGGGTTACGTCTCGTTCCCTCTCTGCCTCGCCGCGGCTCTTAAAGGGATCACCCTTGTGATTCAAGAGCAGAACGCGTTCCCTGGGATCGCGAATTGGGTTCTCTCATACTTTGCGAATCTTGTTTTTGTGGCGTTTAATTCGACACTGAATTCCTTTCCGAAGCACAAGTGTCTGGTGTGCGGGAACCCGATAAGGCTTTCGTTGAAGCGGGACATTTCAAAGGCGGAGGCTCGGTCATATTTCTTCCCAAAACTGGAAGAGAGCGAGAGGGCAGCGCCAGGGGCGAAGGTGGTGTTGGTTCTTGGAGGGTCTATTGGGGCAAACTCAATTAACATTGCAATGCTGAATCTGTACTATGAGATACTGATGGAGAATGAGAACTTGTTCATCATATGGCAAACAGGTGTAGAGTCTTTCAATGAGATGGACAGCCTCGTCAGAAATCATCCGCATTTGTTAGTGCGACC GTTCTTGAAATCCATGGACTTGGCCTATGCAGCTGCGGATCTTCTTGTTTCTAGGGCCGGTGCTATGACATGCTCTGAAATCTTGGCCACCGGAAAACCTGCTATTTTG ATACCATCACCAAACGTTGCAGAGGGACATCAGTTCAGAAATGCATCTCTAATGGCTGATTTAGCCGGTTCCAGGATCATAAGGGAAGATGAGCTTGACTCTATCACCCTAAAATCCGCAATTGAGGAGCTTCTAG GGAATGAGGATCAGTTGACAGTTATGTCGGAGAGGGCTTTGAAGGCTGCCAAGCCCAATGCATCAGCAGAAATTGTAGAGCGGATTCTCTCTCTAGTGACCTCCTCAGCAAACTAG
- the LOC116187581 gene encoding uncharacterized protein LOC116187581, with protein sequence MNRALLRNASLCARRLLGSPAAIKPSPSAPLVAPRADWTLPRLRFFSSENDSNTESPTGAAETDLASAEEKDASINVPDVSNKELKMRIEKYFKGDEEALPSILEAILQRRWTKKHEETDEELLEELEMQPLDDVRDSEFESDLEALYSTDEEIDDLYSARDIVVNRMAKDQYFNMDDKKWDEMIEEAVKHGYLQDTKECEQILEDMLSWDKLLPDDLKKEVEAKFNELGELCENGECQPEEAFEQFKTFEDEMLLKYADMMEEQGPPQFDDAAPDKEKESDDPPGEGPILRWQTRVVFAPGGDAWHPKNRKVKMSVTVKELGLSKHQFRRLRELVGKRYHPGRDELTITSERFEHREENRKDCLRTLLSLIEEAGKANKLVEDARTSYVKDRLRANPAFMQRLQAKTTRMKAFSSAAPA encoded by the exons ATGAATCGGGCGCTGCTCAGAAATGCGTCCCTCTGTGCTCGCCGGCTGCTTGGCTCTCCGGCCGCCATAAAGCCGAGCCCCAGTGCCCCACTTGTCGCCCCGCGAGCTGATTGGACTCTTCCCCGACTCAGATTCTTCTCCTCCGAGAACGATTCCAACACTGAATCCCCTACCGGTGCTGCAGAGACGGACTTGGCGTCGGCTGAGGAGAAAGATGCGTCCATCAATGTGCCCGACGTCAGTAACAAAG AACTGAAAATGAGGATAGAGAAGTACTTCAAGGGAGACGAGGAAGCTCTCCCGTCCATCCTCGAGGCAATTTTGCAGAGGAGGTGGACGAAGAAGCACGAGGAGACTGATGAGGAGCTGCTGGAGGAGTTAGAGATGCAGCCGCTCGACGATGTTAGGGATTCGGAGTTCGAATCGGATCTCGAGGCGTTGTACTCAACGGACGAGGAGATTGATGATCTGTACAGCGCAAGGGACATTGTGGTGAACAGAATGGCTAAAGACCAGTACTTCAATATGGATGACAAGAAGTGGGACGAGATGATCGAGGAGGCGGTCAAGCACGGGTACTTGCAGGATACCAAAGAGTGCGAGCAAATCCTCGAGGACATGCTTTCTTGGGATAAGCTTCTTCCCG ATGACTTGAAGAAAGAGGTTGAAGCGAAGTTCAATGAGTTGGGGGAATTGTGCGAGAACGGGGAGTGCCAACCGGAAGAAGCTTTCGAGCAGTTCAAGACTTTTGAGGATGAGATGTTGTTAAAATACGCAGATATGATGGAGGAGCAAGGACCTCCACAGTTTGACGATGCTGCACCCGATAAAGAGAAAGAATCGGATGACCCCCCAGGAGAGGGACCAATTCTCCGATGGCAAACCCGTGTGGTGTTTGCCCCAGGTGGTGACGCGTGGCATCCCAAGAATCGGAAGGTTAAAATGTCTGTCACTGTTAAGGAGCTTGGGCTTTCGAAACACCAGTTTCGGCGGCTGAGAGAGCTGGTTGGGAAACGATACCATCCTGGGAGAGATGAGCTTACTATTACTAGTGAAAG GTTCGAGCATCGGGAAGAAAACAGGAAGGATTGCCTTCGGACGCTTCTATCACTTATTGAAGAAGCAGGGAAAGCTAACAAGCTCGTAGAGGATGCTCGTACTTCATATGTCAAGGACAGGCTCAGAGCTAACCCAGCATTCATGCAAAGGTTGCAAGCCAAAACCACAAGAATGAAAGCATTCAGTAGTGCAGCACCGGCATGA
- the LOC116187582 gene encoding reticulon-like protein B9 isoform X3 codes for MPPIYSSDDSDVDFVPHKKWIGHERSMHEVLGGGRVADLLLWRNINVSAALLAGTTLIWFMFEVVEYNFVTLVCHTSITAMLVMFIWRTVAEIFHREPPNIPKLILEGSMFNEIARTFHARFNQFLAKLLDIACGRDVVLFALVSLKQCFQVSTTHAIFVLYILSVIGSCFSFLNLLYLGFLCMQTLPFLYDRYEEEVDHLVGRMAREVKRLYRRFDKQFLNKIPRGPVKEKKTK; via the exons ATGCCGCCAATTTACTCATCTGATGATTCTGACGTAGACTTCGTGCCACATAAGAAGTGGATCGGCCATGAGAGGTCAATGCATGAGGTCCTCGGTGGAGGAAGAG TGGCAGATTTGCTGCTATGGAGGAACATAAACGTGTCGGCCGCACTTTTGGCGGGGACAACCCTGATATGGTTCATGTTCGAGGTTGTCGAATACAACTTCGTGACTCTCGTCTGCCACACCTCGATCACAGCGATGCTCGTGATGTTCATATGGCGCACCGTCGCCGAAATCTTCCACCG GGAACCTCCTAACATCCCGAAACTAATCCTAGAAGGTTCGATGTTCAACGAGATTGCTCGGACCTTTCATGCAAGATTCAACCAGTTCTTGGCAAAGCTACTTGACATTGCCTGCGGAAGAGATGTCGTCCTTTTCGCACTGGTATCCCTCAAACAATGCTTCCAAGTCTCGACAACACAT GCAATCTTTGTTCTATACATACTGTCAGTAATTGGAAGCTGCTTCAGCTTCTTGAATCTCCTTTACCTGG GATTTCTGTGCATGCAAACATTGCCGTTCCTGTATGATCGGTATGAGGAAGAAGTGGATCATCTCGTCGGAAGAATGGCTAGGGAGGTCAAGAGGCTCTACAGGAGGTTCGACAAACAATTCCTCAACAAGATACCGAGAGGGCcagtgaaagaaaagaagaccAAATGA
- the LOC116187582 gene encoding reticulon-like protein B9 isoform X4, with translation MPPIYSSDDSDVDFVPHKKWIGHERSMHEVLGGGRVADLLLWRNINVSAALLAGTTLIWFMFEVVEYNFVTLVCHTSITAMLVMFIWRTVAEIFHREPPNIPKLILEGSMFNEIARTFHARFNQFLAKLLDIACGRDVVLFALAIFVLYILSVIGSCFSFLNLLYLGFLCMQTLPFLYDRYEEEVDHLVGRMAREVKRLYRRFDKQFLNKIPRGPVKEKKTK, from the exons ATGCCGCCAATTTACTCATCTGATGATTCTGACGTAGACTTCGTGCCACATAAGAAGTGGATCGGCCATGAGAGGTCAATGCATGAGGTCCTCGGTGGAGGAAGAG TGGCAGATTTGCTGCTATGGAGGAACATAAACGTGTCGGCCGCACTTTTGGCGGGGACAACCCTGATATGGTTCATGTTCGAGGTTGTCGAATACAACTTCGTGACTCTCGTCTGCCACACCTCGATCACAGCGATGCTCGTGATGTTCATATGGCGCACCGTCGCCGAAATCTTCCACCG GGAACCTCCTAACATCCCGAAACTAATCCTAGAAGGTTCGATGTTCAACGAGATTGCTCGGACCTTTCATGCAAGATTCAACCAGTTCTTGGCAAAGCTACTTGACATTGCCTGCGGAAGAGATGTCGTCCTTTTCGCACTG GCAATCTTTGTTCTATACATACTGTCAGTAATTGGAAGCTGCTTCAGCTTCTTGAATCTCCTTTACCTGG GATTTCTGTGCATGCAAACATTGCCGTTCCTGTATGATCGGTATGAGGAAGAAGTGGATCATCTCGTCGGAAGAATGGCTAGGGAGGTCAAGAGGCTCTACAGGAGGTTCGACAAACAATTCCTCAACAAGATACCGAGAGGGCcagtgaaagaaaagaagaccAAATGA
- the LOC116187582 gene encoding reticulon-like protein B9 isoform X2: protein MPPIYSSDDSDVDFVPHKKWIGHERSMHEVLGGGRVADLLLWRNINVSAALLAGTTLIWFMFEVVEYNFVTLVCHTSITAMLVMFIWRTVAEIFHRFLSPKSSFPKNCIIITLSTCISNFICFLQVYHFSVREPPNIPKLILEGSMFNEIARTFHARFNQFLAKLLDIACGRDVVLFALAIFVLYILSVIGSCFSFLNLLYLGFLCMQTLPFLYDRYEEEVDHLVGRMAREVKRLYRRFDKQFLNKIPRGPVKEKKTK, encoded by the exons ATGCCGCCAATTTACTCATCTGATGATTCTGACGTAGACTTCGTGCCACATAAGAAGTGGATCGGCCATGAGAGGTCAATGCATGAGGTCCTCGGTGGAGGAAGAG TGGCAGATTTGCTGCTATGGAGGAACATAAACGTGTCGGCCGCACTTTTGGCGGGGACAACCCTGATATGGTTCATGTTCGAGGTTGTCGAATACAACTTCGTGACTCTCGTCTGCCACACCTCGATCACAGCGATGCTCGTGATGTTCATATGGCGCACCGTCGCCGAAATCTTCCACCGGTTCCTGTCTCCCAAATCCTCTTTCCCAAAGAACTGCATAATCATCACCTTATCGACCTGCATATCGAACTTTATCTGTTTCTTACAGGTCTATCATTTTTCTGTCAGGGAACCTCCTAACATCCCGAAACTAATCCTAGAAGGTTCGATGTTCAACGAGATTGCTCGGACCTTTCATGCAAGATTCAACCAGTTCTTGGCAAAGCTACTTGACATTGCCTGCGGAAGAGATGTCGTCCTTTTCGCACTG GCAATCTTTGTTCTATACATACTGTCAGTAATTGGAAGCTGCTTCAGCTTCTTGAATCTCCTTTACCTGG GATTTCTGTGCATGCAAACATTGCCGTTCCTGTATGATCGGTATGAGGAAGAAGTGGATCATCTCGTCGGAAGAATGGCTAGGGAGGTCAAGAGGCTCTACAGGAGGTTCGACAAACAATTCCTCAACAAGATACCGAGAGGGCcagtgaaagaaaagaagaccAAATGA
- the LOC116187582 gene encoding reticulon-like protein B9 isoform X1: protein MPPIYSSDDSDVDFVPHKKWIGHERSMHEVLGGGRVADLLLWRNINVSAALLAGTTLIWFMFEVVEYNFVTLVCHTSITAMLVMFIWRTVAEIFHRFLSPKSSFPKNCIIITLSTCISNFICFLQVYHFSVREPPNIPKLILEGSMFNEIARTFHARFNQFLAKLLDIACGRDVVLFALVSLKQCFQVSTTHAIFVLYILSVIGSCFSFLNLLYLGFLCMQTLPFLYDRYEEEVDHLVGRMAREVKRLYRRFDKQFLNKIPRGPVKEKKTK from the exons ATGCCGCCAATTTACTCATCTGATGATTCTGACGTAGACTTCGTGCCACATAAGAAGTGGATCGGCCATGAGAGGTCAATGCATGAGGTCCTCGGTGGAGGAAGAG TGGCAGATTTGCTGCTATGGAGGAACATAAACGTGTCGGCCGCACTTTTGGCGGGGACAACCCTGATATGGTTCATGTTCGAGGTTGTCGAATACAACTTCGTGACTCTCGTCTGCCACACCTCGATCACAGCGATGCTCGTGATGTTCATATGGCGCACCGTCGCCGAAATCTTCCACCGGTTCCTGTCTCCCAAATCCTCTTTCCCAAAGAACTGCATAATCATCACCTTATCGACCTGCATATCGAACTTTATCTGTTTCTTACAGGTCTATCATTTTTCTGTCAGGGAACCTCCTAACATCCCGAAACTAATCCTAGAAGGTTCGATGTTCAACGAGATTGCTCGGACCTTTCATGCAAGATTCAACCAGTTCTTGGCAAAGCTACTTGACATTGCCTGCGGAAGAGATGTCGTCCTTTTCGCACTGGTATCCCTCAAACAATGCTTCCAAGTCTCGACAACACAT GCAATCTTTGTTCTATACATACTGTCAGTAATTGGAAGCTGCTTCAGCTTCTTGAATCTCCTTTACCTGG GATTTCTGTGCATGCAAACATTGCCGTTCCTGTATGATCGGTATGAGGAAGAAGTGGATCATCTCGTCGGAAGAATGGCTAGGGAGGTCAAGAGGCTCTACAGGAGGTTCGACAAACAATTCCTCAACAAGATACCGAGAGGGCcagtgaaagaaaagaagaccAAATGA
- the LOC116188462 gene encoding non-specific lipid-transfer protein 2-like, which translates to MKAAYIVVFLLVLLAAEQAEIAEGVTCKPTELSSCVSAITSSTPPSKLCCSKIREQKPCLCQYLKNPKLKKFVNTPNARKVAQTCGTPFPRC; encoded by the coding sequence ATGAAGGCCGCATACATCGTGGTGTTCTTACTTGTGCTGCTTGCAGCCGAACAAGCAGAGATAGCCGAGGGGGTGACCTGCAAGCCCACCGAGCTCAGCTCCTGTGTGAGTGCGATCACGTCCTCGACCCCTCCGTCGAAGCTCTGCTGCAGCAAGATCAGGGAGCAGAAGCCCTGCCTCTGCCAGTACCTCAAGAACCCGAAGCTCAAGAAGTTTGTCAACACCCCTAATGCCAGGAAAGTCGCCCAGACCTGCGGGACTCCCTTCCCCAGGTGCTAA